GGTCGTCCGGGTCCCCGCCGAGGACGGCGTCGGGCACCTCCCGGAGCACGGCGGCGACCAGTTCGTCGCGCAGTGCGCCGATCTCGGCGGCGAACCGCTCGCGCCGCTCGGCGGCGATCACGGCGGCCACCGCGAAGGCGGCGACGGCAGGCACGTCGAGGGTCCCGGAGCGCACGTGCCGCTCCTGTCCGCCGCCGTGCAGGACGGGTACGGGGCTCTGGTCGCGGCCGAGCAGCAGCGCGCCGATGCCGTACGGGCCGCCGACCTTGTGGCCGCTGACGGTCATCGCGGCGAGGCCGCTGTCGCCGAAGCGGACGTCGAGCTGGCCGAAGGCCTGGACGGCGTCCGAGTGCAGGGGGATCGCGAACTCACGGGCCACGGCGGCCAGTTCGCGGACCGGCATGACGGTGCCGATCTCGTTGTTGGCCCACATGACAGTGGCCAGGGCCACGTCGTCGGGGTTGCGCGCGACGGCTTCGCGCAGGGCCTCGGGGTGCACGCGGCCGTAGCGGTCGACGGGGAGGTACTCGACCTGGGCGCCCTCGTGCTCACCGAGCCAGTGGACGGCGTCGAGGACGGCGTGGTGCTCGACGGGGCTGGCGAGCACCCGGGTCCGGGCGGGGTCCTGGTCCCGGCGGGCCCAGTAGAGGCCCTTGACGGCGAGGTTGTCGGCTTCCGTGCCGCCCGCGGTGAAGACCACCTCGCTCGGGCGGGCGCCGAGTGCCTCGGCGAGGGCCTCGCGGGCCTCCTCGACGGTACGGCGGGCGCGGCGGCCGGCGGCGTGCAGGGAGGACGCGTTACCCGTGGCGGCGAACTGCGCGGTCATCGCCGCAGCGGCCTCCGGGAGCATCGGAGTGGTGGCGGCGTGGTCGAGGTAGGCCATGATCCCCCGATTCTACGAGTCCGCTCCACGGGGCCCGACCCCGCGGGGCCCAGCCCTCCCGCCGGGCCGCATCCGGGCAGCCGCCGGCCGGCCCGGACGGGCCCCGACGGGCCTTGCCCGGACCCCGCTCGGGCCCTTGCCCCCGATCGGCCGTTCCCCAAACCCCGCCGGAGCCGCATCCGGCCCGGCCCGGCCGGAACTCCCCGCTCCCCGAGGGGTCAGCGGGGGGCGCGGGCCAGTTGGCGGGACTGGGCCACCAGGCGGTCCGCGGAGTCCCAGACCTCGGCGTCCTCCTCCAGGAAGCCCCCGGCCAGGTTCCGGGTCGTGATGGAGATCCGCAGCGGGCCCGGGGCCGGGCGGTGGCGGATGTGGGTGGTGAGCTCGATGGTCGGGCTCCAGCCCATCAGGCCCAGGTCGAAGCAGGTCGGCGGCAGCGCGTCCACCGCGAGCAGCATCGAGAGCGGGTCCGCGTCGCGGCCGTCGGCCAGCTCGAACCAGGCCCGCATCTCGCCCTTCCCCGACGGTGCGCCGAGCGCCCAGCCCGCCGTCGCCGGGTCCAGCCGCAGCCGCAGCCGGTCCACGATCGCGTTGCTGCCGGGGATCGGGGCCGGGCCGGCCTCCGGGCCGAGGCAGTCGGCGTAGGGCGGGAGCACCGGCGGGAGCGCCGTGGTGCGGACGTCGTCGGGGAGGGAGGCGAGGTCGCCGTACGAGGCGACGACCCGGATCCGCTCGATCTCGGCGCCGCTCTCGTCGTACTGGAAGAGGGAGGCCTGGCCGGTGGAGAGGGTGCGTCCCACCCGGACGACCTCGGTGCGGATCACCGCGGGGCCGGGGACCGACGAGGTCAGGTAGTGCGCGGAGACGGTGAAGGGGTCCGGGTGCGGCAGGGCCGCCGACAGCGCCCGGCCGACCAGGGCCAGCAGATAGCCGCCGTTGACGGCGGTGATGATCGTCCATCCGGCGGACAGCTCCGCGTCGTACACGCCGGGCTCGCCCGCGCGGGCGGTGACGGTGGTGTCGCGGTCGAACTCGCTGTTGCCGATGGTTGCCTGGGCCGCTGCGTATGCCATGAATTCGACACTACAACGCGAAGCTACTAAGCGGTAGCTTTCCTTTGCTACATGCTGATTACGGCTCTTCGGCCACCGAGGAGCGGCGGTTCCAGGCCAGCGGGGCCCGCCAGTGGTAGGTCATGGCGAGGAGCCGGAGCACGAAGGTGGTGACGATCGCGAGGGCGGTGGTCATGGCGCCCAGCACGCCGAAGCCGATGAACACGGCCACCATCGAGGCGCCGACCATGGCGGGGACGGCGTACATCTCGCGGTCGCGCAGCAGCGACGGCACCTCGTTGACGAGTACGTCGCGCAGCACGCCCCCGCCGACGGCGGTGGCCACGCCCAGCGCGGCGGACGCGGTGAGTCCGAGGCCGAACTCGTACGCCTTGGTCGTGCCCGTCACGCAGAACAGGGCGAGGCCGGCGGCGTCGAAGACGTTGATGGCGCGGTTGATCCGCTGCACCTCGGGGTGCAGGAAGAAGACGAGGCCGGCGGCGATGAGCGGCGTGACGAAGAAGCTGAGCTCGCCGAAGGCGGCCGGCGGGACGGCGCCGATGACGAGGTCGCGGAAGAGGCCGCCGCCGAGGGCGGTGACCAGCGCGAGGACGCAGATGCCGAACACGTCGAAGTTCTTGCGTACGGCGAGCAGGGCGCCTGCGGTGGCGAAGACGAAGATGCCGGCGAGGTCCAGGGCATGCTGGATCCCGGGCGGGAAGAGATCGTGGAGCACCGCCCCATTGTGCCGTTCGCCTGGCCGTCTGTTCGACGGGCCGGGTCCGCCGCCCCGGCCGGATGCCCGCCACCCCGGCCGGGCACCCCGCGGCCGGGCGCGGACAAGCCGGTGTCCCGGGCTCCGACCGCTACGCGGAACCCGGGACACCGGACGAGAGGGGCCCGGTTACTCCGAGACCGTCACCACCGCTTCCGCCGCGCCCGGCAGGGCCGGGTCGCCCGGTGCCTGGTCGGGGGCGTTCTCCGGGTGGTGGCAGGCCACCTGGTGGCCCGTGGCCAGGGCCAGCATGGGCGGCTCCTGCGTCGTGCAGATCTGCGTGGCCTTCCAGCACCGCGTGTGGAAGCG
The Streptomyces sp. NBC_01296 DNA segment above includes these coding regions:
- a CDS encoding cysteine desulfurase family protein, producing MAYLDHAATTPMLPEAAAAMTAQFAATGNASSLHAAGRRARRTVEEAREALAEALGARPSEVVFTAGGTEADNLAVKGLYWARRDQDPARTRVLASPVEHHAVLDAVHWLGEHEGAQVEYLPVDRYGRVHPEALREAVARNPDDVALATVMWANNEIGTVMPVRELAAVAREFAIPLHSDAVQAFGQLDVRFGDSGLAAMTVSGHKVGGPYGIGALLLGRDQSPVPVLHGGGQERHVRSGTLDVPAVAAFAVAAVIAAERRERFAAEIGALRDELVAAVLREVPDAVLGGDPDDRLPANAHFSFPGCEGDSLLLLLDAQGIECSTGSACTAGVAQPSHVLLATGTDPQLARGTLRFSLGHTSTKEDVAAVAAAIGPAVERARTAGLS
- a CDS encoding thioesterase family protein — protein: MAYAAAQATIGNSEFDRDTTVTARAGEPGVYDAELSAGWTIITAVNGGYLLALVGRALSAALPHPDPFTVSAHYLTSSVPGPAVIRTEVVRVGRTLSTGQASLFQYDESGAEIERIRVVASYGDLASLPDDVRTTALPPVLPPYADCLGPEAGPAPIPGSNAIVDRLRLRLDPATAGWALGAPSGKGEMRAWFELADGRDADPLSMLLAVDALPPTCFDLGLMGWSPTIELTTHIRHRPAPGPLRISITTRNLAGGFLEEDAEVWDSADRLVAQSRQLARAPR
- a CDS encoding trimeric intracellular cation channel family protein, which translates into the protein MLHDLFPPGIQHALDLAGIFVFATAGALLAVRKNFDVFGICVLALVTALGGGLFRDLVIGAVPPAAFGELSFFVTPLIAAGLVFFLHPEVQRINRAINVFDAAGLALFCVTGTTKAYEFGLGLTASAALGVATAVGGGVLRDVLVNEVPSLLRDREMYAVPAMVGASMVAVFIGFGVLGAMTTALAIVTTFVLRLLAMTYHWRAPLAWNRRSSVAEEP